A window of Rhododendron vialii isolate Sample 1 chromosome 11a, ASM3025357v1 contains these coding sequences:
- the LOC131308736 gene encoding aspartic proteinase A1-like isoform X1: protein MIMRTLFFWEFCKMTHNYLLGALCILVLTCSLVPASSDGLVRVGLKKRPLDLHGIKAAKKMARLHGEQGKGLNSMRHDESDLDILSLKNYMDAQYYGEISVGLPPQKFTVIFDTGSSNLWIPSSKCIFSIACLFHPKYKHKKSKTYQEIGKSCAIHYGSGSVSGFLSQDNVEVGDLVVHNQVFMEATREGSLTFVVGKFDGILGLGFQEISVGDVVPVWYNMMEQGLVQEEVLSFWLNRDQYAIDGGELVFGGVDEKHFKGKHTYVPVTQKGYWQFQMDDFLVGNLSTGFCQGGCAAIVDSGTSLLAGPTTVVTQINHAIGAQGVVSMECKLVVSDYGEMIWELLLAGVQPDKVCSQVGLCFFNGSGLESANIEMVVEEENKEKAPPGDNLVCTACEMLLVWVRNQLKLQETKERVLDYVNQLCESLPSPMGESAIDCNSLSKMPNVTFTIGSRDFTLTPEQYILKTEEGPTSVCLSGFIALDVPPPRGPLWILGDVFMGAYHTVFDYGNRKVGFAEAV from the exons ATGATTATGaggaccctttttttttg GGAATTCTGTAAGATGACGCACAACTATCTTTTGGGGGCTCTCTGTATTCTTGTTTTGACATGCTCTTTAGTTCCCGCTTCCTCTGATGGTTTAGTGAGAGTTGGTTTGAAGAAGAGACCCTTGGATCTTCATGGCATTAAGGCTGCCAAGAAGATGGCAAGACTGCATGGTGAACAAGGGAAGGGTTTAAATAGCATGCGCCATGATGAATCTGATCTCGATATATTATCTCTGAAGAATTATATGGACGCCCAATATTATGGAGAGATTAGCGTGGGGTTGCCCCCACAGAAATTCACTGTCATATTTGATACGGGCAGTTCCAATCTCTGGATTCCCTCGTCAAAGTGCATTTTTTCT ATTGCTTGCTTATTCCATCCTAAGTACAAGCACAAGAAGTCCAAAACATATCAAGAAATTG GCAAATCTTGTGCAATACACTATGGGTCTGGATCAGTTTCTGGCTTCCTTAGTCAAGATAACGTTGAAGTGGGCGATCTTGTGGTCCACAATCAA GTTTTCATGGAGGCTACAAGAGAAGGAAGTCTTACGTTTGTTGTGGGAAAGTTTGATGGAATACTTGGGCTTGGCTTCCAGGAAATTTCAGTCGGGGATGTAGTGCCAGTCTG GTATAATATGATGGAACAAGGTCTTGTGCAAGAGGAAGTCCTCTCTTTTTGGCTTAATAGGGATCAGTATGCAATAGACGGTGGGGAGCTTGTTTTTGGTGGCGTTGATGAAAAGCATTTCAAGGGGAAGCATACCTATGTTCCCGTCACTCAAAAAGGTTACTGGCAG ttTCAAATGGATGATTTTCTCGTTGGAAACCTTTCAACAG GTTTTTGTCAGGGTGGATGTGCTGCTATTGTGGATTCTGGAACATCTTTACTTGCTGGTCCAACT ACTGTCGTCACCCAAATCAACCATGCCATTGGAGCCCAAGGAGTAGTGAGCATGGAATGCAAACTGGTGGTTTCTGACTATGGAGAAATGATATGGGAGCTTTTGCTAGCGGGG GTACAGCCTGACAAAGTATGTTCACAAGTGGGTCTTTGCTTTTTCAACGGGTCTGGATTAGAAAG TGCTAATATCGAGATGGTggttgaagaagaaaacaaggagAAAGCTCCCCCTGGTGATAACCTTGTATGCACTGCTTGTGAGATGCTGCTTGTTTGGGTCCGGAACCAGCTGAAACTACAGGAAACAAAGGAGAGAGTGCTTGATTATGTGAATCAG CTCTGCGAGAGTCTGCCCAGTCCAATGGGAGAATCAGCAATCGACTGCAATAGCCTGTCAAAGATGCCAAATGTTACATTCACTATTGGAAGTAGAGATTTTACCCTCACCCCTGAGCAG TATATTCTGAAAACTGAAGAAGGCCCGACTTCTGTCTGCCTCAGTGGCTTTATTGCTTTGGATGTGCCTCCACCTCGTGGTCCTCTGTG
- the LOC131308736 gene encoding aspartic proteinase A1-like isoform X2, with product MTHNYLLGALCILVLTCSLVPASSDGLVRVGLKKRPLDLHGIKAAKKMARLHGEQGKGLNSMRHDESDLDILSLKNYMDAQYYGEISVGLPPQKFTVIFDTGSSNLWIPSSKCIFSIACLFHPKYKHKKSKTYQEIGKSCAIHYGSGSVSGFLSQDNVEVGDLVVHNQVFMEATREGSLTFVVGKFDGILGLGFQEISVGDVVPVWYNMMEQGLVQEEVLSFWLNRDQYAIDGGELVFGGVDEKHFKGKHTYVPVTQKGYWQFQMDDFLVGNLSTGFCQGGCAAIVDSGTSLLAGPTTVVTQINHAIGAQGVVSMECKLVVSDYGEMIWELLLAGVQPDKVCSQVGLCFFNGSGLESANIEMVVEEENKEKAPPGDNLVCTACEMLLVWVRNQLKLQETKERVLDYVNQLCESLPSPMGESAIDCNSLSKMPNVTFTIGSRDFTLTPEQYILKTEEGPTSVCLSGFIALDVPPPRGPLWILGDVFMGAYHTVFDYGNRKVGFAEAV from the exons ATGACGCACAACTATCTTTTGGGGGCTCTCTGTATTCTTGTTTTGACATGCTCTTTAGTTCCCGCTTCCTCTGATGGTTTAGTGAGAGTTGGTTTGAAGAAGAGACCCTTGGATCTTCATGGCATTAAGGCTGCCAAGAAGATGGCAAGACTGCATGGTGAACAAGGGAAGGGTTTAAATAGCATGCGCCATGATGAATCTGATCTCGATATATTATCTCTGAAGAATTATATGGACGCCCAATATTATGGAGAGATTAGCGTGGGGTTGCCCCCACAGAAATTCACTGTCATATTTGATACGGGCAGTTCCAATCTCTGGATTCCCTCGTCAAAGTGCATTTTTTCT ATTGCTTGCTTATTCCATCCTAAGTACAAGCACAAGAAGTCCAAAACATATCAAGAAATTG GCAAATCTTGTGCAATACACTATGGGTCTGGATCAGTTTCTGGCTTCCTTAGTCAAGATAACGTTGAAGTGGGCGATCTTGTGGTCCACAATCAA GTTTTCATGGAGGCTACAAGAGAAGGAAGTCTTACGTTTGTTGTGGGAAAGTTTGATGGAATACTTGGGCTTGGCTTCCAGGAAATTTCAGTCGGGGATGTAGTGCCAGTCTG GTATAATATGATGGAACAAGGTCTTGTGCAAGAGGAAGTCCTCTCTTTTTGGCTTAATAGGGATCAGTATGCAATAGACGGTGGGGAGCTTGTTTTTGGTGGCGTTGATGAAAAGCATTTCAAGGGGAAGCATACCTATGTTCCCGTCACTCAAAAAGGTTACTGGCAG ttTCAAATGGATGATTTTCTCGTTGGAAACCTTTCAACAG GTTTTTGTCAGGGTGGATGTGCTGCTATTGTGGATTCTGGAACATCTTTACTTGCTGGTCCAACT ACTGTCGTCACCCAAATCAACCATGCCATTGGAGCCCAAGGAGTAGTGAGCATGGAATGCAAACTGGTGGTTTCTGACTATGGAGAAATGATATGGGAGCTTTTGCTAGCGGGG GTACAGCCTGACAAAGTATGTTCACAAGTGGGTCTTTGCTTTTTCAACGGGTCTGGATTAGAAAG TGCTAATATCGAGATGGTggttgaagaagaaaacaaggagAAAGCTCCCCCTGGTGATAACCTTGTATGCACTGCTTGTGAGATGCTGCTTGTTTGGGTCCGGAACCAGCTGAAACTACAGGAAACAAAGGAGAGAGTGCTTGATTATGTGAATCAG CTCTGCGAGAGTCTGCCCAGTCCAATGGGAGAATCAGCAATCGACTGCAATAGCCTGTCAAAGATGCCAAATGTTACATTCACTATTGGAAGTAGAGATTTTACCCTCACCCCTGAGCAG TATATTCTGAAAACTGAAGAAGGCCCGACTTCTGTCTGCCTCAGTGGCTTTATTGCTTTGGATGTGCCTCCACCTCGTGGTCCTCTGTG
- the LOC131308739 gene encoding LOW QUALITY PROTEIN: uncharacterized protein LOC131308739 (The sequence of the model RefSeq protein was modified relative to this genomic sequence to represent the inferred CDS: substituted 3 bases at 3 genomic stop codons) has protein sequence MAFDETVLEDLDDDFRLPISHRPTENVDLDNVEQASIDTKLTSSNVGFRLLQRMGWKGKGLGKDEQGITEPIKSGMRDPKSGIGKQEEDDYLTAEENIXLRKLDIELEETEEIAKKREVIAEREQKIQTEVKEIRKVFFCELCNKQYKLAVEFEAHLSSYDHNHRKRFKEMREMHGTSSRDDRQKREQQRXEREIAKFAQNADTRXQQLLQQEQPEQPGIAVASVATRSATVLADQEQRKALKFGFSSKGGTSKVSLSFHVCAHLKKKKKSLNYFR, from the exons ATG GCTTTTGATGAGACTGTTCTTGAGGATCTTGATGATGATTTCCGTCTTCCAATTAGTCACAGACCAACAGAAAACGTAGATCTTGATAATGTGGAACAAGCATCAATCGACACAAAGTTGACATCATCAAATGTTGGCTTTAGGCTTCTCCAGAGGATGGGGTGGAAAGGAAAAGGTCTTGGGAAGGATGAGCAAG GAATAACTGAGCCAATAAAATCTGGTATGAGGGACCCAAAATCAGGGATTGGAAAACAAGAGGAAGACGATTATCTTACTGCAGAAGAAAATATCTAGCTAAGAAAACTTGATATCGAGTTAGAGGAAACGGAGGAGATAGCAAAGAAGCGGGAG GTTATAGCAGAACGTGAGCAGAAAATTCAGACCGAGGTGAAAGAAATACGAAAGGTGTTCTTTTGTGAGCTCTGTAATAAGCAATACAAATTGGCTGTGGAGTTTGAAGCGCACCTGAGTTCATATGACCACAATCATAGAAAG CGTTTtaaagaaatgagagaaatgcaTGGAACTAGCAGTCGTGACGACAGGCAGAAACGAGAACAGCAACGTTAGGAGAGGGAAATAGCCAAGTTTGCTCAGAA TGCCGACACCCGTTAGCAGCAGTTGCTGCAGCAAGAGCAGCCAGAGCAACCTGGAATTGCAGTGGCTTCTGTTGCAACTAGAAGTGCTACTGTACTTGCTGATCAAGAGCAACGGAAGGCATTAAAGTTTGGTTTTTCCTCAAAAGGTGGCACCTCCAAGGTATCCCTTAGTTTTCATGTTTGcgctcatttaaaaaaaaagaagaagtctcTTAACTATTTCCGTTAG